One Ostrea edulis chromosome 6, xbOstEdul1.1, whole genome shotgun sequence genomic window, tcagagtattgcagatttataaatcaggaaatcgtgctcttattaagacaaatgatatcgttaattcaataaaaagagaacagtactagtaactcaatactgctctcattaattgataatacagatttatttgattcatttaaagtacgcaataattaaaaattaaacatatttttaaataatgttattttcaattacttcattttatgctaatttggcgctcaatagatcctatatatctatgccattttgcgttattacattctgcgtcgaactcgacgcaaattgtactaatgcaaaatgtaataatggagtttatcatattatgcgtcgttatcaaacatcaaggggagaggacaagagtgtctgtcacccacctttaataacaatatccattttttgctagtttgtaatgcaaataaaagatacattgagtgacaacccctcccccacttaccccagcttgaaagttctgagataatagtagaagacatacaccaccaccaattaagaaaatgaagatattaggcactcatagtagaggactctaaccaccccatacgacccccaacgattgaagaaaatgacgtgtagggggaaattattgaggtagtcaaagtaaaagactctttaacccttcacccccacattaggactttgaacatcggacaaaacatcttggtttgtttgagtgttttgttttattttatttctgttttcgttcatctttttgaattattattttgaatggcaagaaattttgaagcattcaattttccattttccccctgttgtacccccccccccatgaaaaatgacgatacatgcctggttattacatgtacattttgctttgcaacatatgcatgtatactaattgtatggtgcatgtagaattgcaccctttaccaagtttttcttcatttacacagtgtaaggaatggtaaaccaaaatcacaaaacaaaatgcataaagaccaagatattttcaagcgtaggaacttcattcatgaatacataaatacatgtattcagaaaaatcgcatgcatgtattgcaggactatagcatttgtgtgttttaacgtttctgtcacatgccataatgattactttgaggcttgagtgtaatttattcataaatattttcatttcgtagatctgatgcaatggccataccgctgtacgtagaaatttcatattcaagtgaattcgataagatgttagtatgcataaatcagtaaaatttgtgttgaggttttatttgatatgatacaatgtcaatatactgtaatgcattagtaggatatgcagaaggcaagagtataaacattttcttttttcattatcagtatcaatatctatatgatcacgaaaaaacattatataatttatatccggatccatttataccgatttagatatcaataaaaacaaagctgcatagtttgggagaggggtttctaatgagtctgatgaaattaaaagaaggaacccaacatttgcattcaaactagatgtacttcaaaatgaattcatttctgctctgactgaaagcatgattctaaattcgggaacgaatcttgcatacaaaataattaaatggggaacacataaattcgagctcctttggaatttaatgaaatgtagatatgcatctttctttcaacacgaattgatatgttgtttcaggcacgaaaacagggggttggggtgggcaggaaggctggtctTCTTTctccactttttttgacaatttactttccccccgttattctaacatacaaagtcagtattttctacatgcacagttcaaactaatattttttttaatttgtaatgaattcaattataagcatcaactcctgtaagtttccaatatattgtcaatcacaaatttttaaatagttgaaaatttttaatgcttgtaagcttacatttatataagtgatcaattttctttccttctgtgaaatgatatattttaaatcaaagtaGGGCggtctctctctctatatatatatattttcgatcattattcccttatttgtatatccaagtttgtatatgatcatcgataaattttgaattgtgcacgcaatatatccaaccagatattagatttCCGATTTCTacaaactgcaaaacctcgaccagacaggcattcaatacaggaaaaattttcgactctgacatctcccctgattgaagacaccctgtctggcacgggtgaagtgtgtcacagtctgtataatggaatggcAACGttttgtaaagttctaacgagatacaaatggagtttatcattttgtttcgtggatttatcagaataaagagaatctaatattttcggtaagtgcacatctccgatacctgttgaatagacacccgtatttgatactttttttggcgattataccttgtgcattgcatattatgcatatggtatgcacctttattttgcaagaattgataaaaataatatattttatgctcattgcctattccattctatcagtatgtaattggcaaatgatttatccgcatttattttattagaaaatgcaaatacttgcatacACTTGCAACTATGCAAgaaaaacttcttttttttctttttttgcatttttgtctaacttatcgaaacttccagaatgttgcattagtatacaatcaatattttgtaattttgagcaaagcataatgttttaaaatgttattttatttgtttctcattccctatatattactatcggagatgtgcactggtcgagtccacctagaaaaatcactcaggtgtgacaatcacatttggggtatatacgggtagagtaaattaggctacctgagagaaatatggcggataagttGAGAAAggtgtacatatttattaattcatgtcagctttaacgaCAATCTAAGAACTCGACTGTATTTGACTTTAAGATACTAGCAGCATGAttcggaaggaatatcatcaATTGATTGTGCAAGGGTTTCAATTCTCTCGTTTAAAActcagcatttcggaaattctatggtcgttataacgatctggtttgccaatacaacctatcattgggtcaaatgctatctgacgtgtttcataccgattgttaagccgttcttggcacactggttttgactacagataacaccgtttacctgatcaaaatataggacttacggcgagtgtgacccgtctacaaggaatgcttactcctcctaggcacctgatcccacctctgatgtgcaCAGGACTCCGtatttgcccaattctctattttgtattgcttataggagttataaaattgatcactgttggttatcttcacatttcatccaTACGCCACGGTGGCTTAAAGagtccataatcatagagtttaGTCTCTATATTTTgctgttgaaaaatccaagcatGGACTGACTTTGGATTCTTCAAATAGTGTATTCAAAACTcgcaatggaatagagtaaagatttgtgcgaatatgatgtggacctaattgccTGTTGACTTAAGGTAAAAGTGAACCAATCGTGACAATATGAGAGATGTCAATGACTGCGTTGACTTCTTTGTATATTTGGAAAAAGTCACATCAGATTCACGTTATTTCATTCTGGACTTGTCAAATTTTCTACATATCATACATCACCATTGCATCCGTATGGAAATGCAGTAATTAGAGTCCACATCCAAAGATCTACTTGTCTATGGAAAGTGGTAGAGTTGGAATATTTGTATGATAGCAATGTTTTTCCAGAAACCtgaccctcatggacaagatagAGTGGTCAGGggaattgaaatgtttatagAGAAGTTGGTTActaccattatttatttgaaatttgtcCCGGTATTCCTTTATTAAGTGAACCATTAGTTTTCCTTACACAAATTGAGCCACAGAGGTTACACCCAATAGCATAGACAACGTTAAAAGATTTACAGGTCAATTCCCCTGGGGTTTTGGTATAGAATCTACGTTCGGTGAGATTACTAGTAAATGGATTTTTAGTGATCAATACATCAAAAGTTTTACGATTTTGTACAGAATATTTTGAGATCGAGCACATCAGATCGGAAAAGGAATCataaaaaatatctcttgaTAAAACGTGGcaatctttaatttgggtatacagattttcatttctgtaccaaagctaaGTATTTGACGAACGTACATATGACAAATGTTTGATATATCGAAGATTAATCCGAGGGAAACCAACAGTTCTGTTAGAGTATGTGCCCTTTCTACACTCTGCGACTTTGACACCAAGATATTTAGTTCCATAATAGCTGTCgatgaaaaatatgaaattggtGTCTTCTGGCCATATGAGatcattaatgaaaatatgtttgataagactgattgattgattgtatattgtttaacgttcctctcgataatatttcactcatatggagacgtcaacattaccggtgaagggctgcaaaatttaggcgcttaaggcctttgagcagggagggatcttgatCGTGCTACATCTGCTCTgacagtttttgcggtctcatccgaaggaccaccccatttattcgcctcttatgacaaacaaaggatactgaggacctattctaacccgaatccccacgggacttgatAAGAACGGATGAAATATCAATCAACCCAAAGATTCCGATTATAAGGCTATGTTTTAAgaacatgtatttcatttcaaaacattcTCATTAGTGGACAACACTAGGAAAACGGAAAGCGAAAACCCCGAAGGAAGAACTATAACATCAGAAATGAATGAGGATGGACACAGCTGGCTGGAGTGATATTAAACGCATAACCAAGTGCAATGGTAATTGGCGGCAACTTGTGACGACCTCCTGTCTCACACAGAGTGAGAACTAGTACTTAAAATGCTGATCAAATGCTAACAAGGCCTATCCTGGCTGAATTCAAATGTTGACAGTGGTCTAATGAATTTCAATGTACTCCTGAGTTATCTTATAGAAGATAGATATGTTAATTTCAATATGGCCAGTAGAAATAATTCAATAGTTAGAACGTTTGCTTCGTGACCAGGTGGTCGTAGGTTCAATTCCTCGTATCTTCGTTGCCTAAGAAGTAAAATTTGATAGTGAAAACTACTTTGCAAACGCtcggtacatgtatttacaagtAAAAGGCGCGAATGTTTCGAAGAAGATAGTAACAACCAAGGTCATGACAGGTGTTGGTACGAAAAAGGGCCCTGAGCGCCACTCataggtgaaaggtgaagataacgaacagtgattaacctcataactcttatattaaggagttttacatacgttatttcaaaaagtcacagctagtctatacttggatttttcaatacctgaatatagactgaactctatgattatggatctTGCCAAttacaggctctttaaaccactacgaatcatggatgatattccttccaaatcgtgccgccagttccttaagctcaaatttacaaacaaatgaatagatgccgtcaacaaaTTCAGAAGtcttcgtcataaaaaagttcagtcgtgtattcccacttatttcaagttcaagtcaaCACCAagtatttcttaaaaatataattctacTATTGCACCCAAACGtttcaattataaacaaacgTTGCAGTGCATAGATATAGatcatcttatacttaatccacctacgggttcttgttcttcatcttctttcaactatagaaTCATCACTAGTGATGTTGATAAAGTTGAAAAAGGGACCTCAAATCACGTATTCTAAAGGGTCCTAACTACAGAGAACCTCGGCCTTTCAATTCGCGACAGAACTTCATTCCTATTATGAATTGTGTCaaggattatgccagacgatgggctaaatttgaaaaagaacttgatagaTTGTCAGAATgagttaaaagcataagaggaatattaaaatcctgcattagacatattaaaacaaatgttcgtaccatctatccttctgtgtttagtaaaccagaagtgataaaagaattagataggttacataaggaatatgttttggttccagctgacaaagctagtaacaaccttgtctttgtttgtaaggctcattattacaactgtattttaaacgaacttggcattacttccacttttggtaatcgttcctatactccaactgccaTTTCAAAAGACGGTGTTCTTCAGGTCCATGATTCGGTTTTGGACACATTTAAggtcccagtcaatgggtctgATGAATGTGGGTTACCGTGCAGGTGCTGGATTCCTAGGCTTCATGAAAAcccttacaaataaagataaattcctggctccagtaaatgttctaccaagcacttatctttcctcctcacgaaaatattaacagctgctaaggagaaacttcaaaggtattgtgcgactacatatgtcagaagtggtgtaaatcaaacatGGATTATATAAAATTCGAAAAAACTttaagtaaacttgaaatcacaaaacatttttcaaatcaacaacatcaaaacgtatgacttttcaactctttgCACGACTAttcttcacgataaattaaagacgagactttttgacatcaaagacagttgcttcttcagcaaaactggaaaacgcaaatagtcctatctagtgatcagtcatccaaaaaattattttgttaaacactctgattccacgcacaagtactctaaagttgaaataaaaatatgctgttcctcattgacaatatgtccgtggtctttggtgatctgatcaggtcttccaacagtctgttggaatccccatgggcacgaattgtgctcctttgttagctgaatTGTTTTGTAttcgtatgaagcagaatttattcaaacacttctacgtgagaagaaaaaatctcttgctgtgcccttcaattcaacaattacatatatcgacgatgtattatctattaacaatgataattttcattcatatatcgattcaatatatccccgtgaactcaaaataatagacaccacagagtccagACTTCTgcttttaagatatttcattgaaagaagatattaacggcaaactaacaactcaactttatgacaaactttATGATTTAACTTTTTATGACATGCAAGAAAACAGCgtaattaatattttatgatCACGTGAAAATAGttcaaatttaattcgcatGATAATAATACATGACGTAATTATGGCGTGGGAATTATTTCGCTTTTTTTCGATAGTTTGAAAGTTTAACGCTCTAAATTTTGGAGCGGTTtcctttaaaatatatataaattctatGCGCTTTTAGTTCGACAATGGGTTTTTGCATTTCCAGCACGCCAAACTTACCTGATATACCTAACATACACTTTCAGTTCAGTTAAGGCTTCCCGAGAACAATTACAGTGCTGTGTATAAATGTACCTCAGTGCACTTTCCActaaatgacgtcacaataaaaacgAGGTCACGACGTACAAGTTCTTACAGTTGTATAGCGGGGAAAATATCATAATAATATGTTGTTATCTACtaccgttatcaagtgataagcagtatacatgaaattttttttgtcaaatacttatcatataatcatatattatttctttttcatatcaaatcactCAGCATTTATTATATCTAATTTGCACGATGGTaatgttcattttatattgttaccttgaaatcgcccccaTATATTCTCCTGATTCTGATTAGCACTGCGTttgatttacataattatttcgACCAGCTAAAGTAAATGTAAAAGTTTAACGATGTATAGTGTATGGTGGTGcttgatgtttatatatttatgtacttAATACATTACTATATAGGAAAAGTGTTGAGAGCAGCTTCTGACACAAAAAGAAACCCCTTTCCGCATCTGATAATCTCTTGCATACTCccgaaaattaagaaatatgctGCATTAGATGCATTTAAAACTTCTTTCCTTCTATCGGAGAACTTGATCCGAAGATTTTTCAGTTAATGTGAAGTAGGctgtttttcaatattaaaaggGTCGGCCTGCATGTAACCGATATCGTTGCACTTTTGCAattatcacaatattttttgttggatctaaatatataatttcacgTGATAGTCTTGTGATGATAAACACATGCCTCGATTAAAATATATGGAAGCTTATTGGGTATCGGTTTAAACAACGTTTCGTTCTCggatatttttcattaaatattatcCATATAAAACACTAAAGACCATTTTatgcatctattttactttatttttttgtatgggACGCCTTAATTCAATTGAGCTTTTAGAGTCTGATACGTGAAAAAACCTGGGAATATACGGTAGTGTGCACCttacaaatataaaggaagtCTTTTCATGATAATGATACAGTAACTTGAATGTATCAAGGCTATAGCTCAGCTGGTTAGGTCTTATACTATATAGAATGAGAAAACATGCTAAGTCTGTTGCCTTTTGATTTTATGGTTAGACACGGTCAGTAGTCCACGCGGATCGGACCACCATTTTATGGAATATTTCACCCTTATTAATAATCCTCTCCTGCACATAGTTGACATACGCATATTTGTTTCGGTCACCATGTGTATACAAAAGCAAATTAACGAGATTGTCTCggacatatatataatatacttaCACATATACACCGCTTTTTGAAAATGACTTACGTCAGGACGTCGTGGGTATCTTGACAAATGTAATGTCCACTTGATTTGTGTTTGTTTAGTCTTTGATCTGAAAAGCTTGCGTAATATTTCACAAACTGGTGCTGCACTTGACGATATTCATCCAACAAAAGATGATGAGCTCTCACTTTGAGGTACTTAACATTTGTTTGAAGTAAGAGATGTCAGAGTGaaagaaaaatagaatttgttatTAGGTGTAGTGTATCATAATGATTTTGACCCACATATCTCAGCTTTGGTGTATAAAAGCTTGGATGCGTATCTCTGATGTCAAAATCAGAACGATGTTGCTTTGGATTGTTTTCACTTGCCTTAGTTTTCTGTGTATCACAGAGTCGAACATATTGTCTCCCCTGACTGATGGTGAAATACAGAATGTCACAAGTCTGGCGGGCGTGGACTTGGATAACAGAAACATCGACGTCTTCAGACAATTACTAAACCAGGAGACACTGATCAGAATTGCGCTGGTTAAAAATGTCCACTCGCTTATGAAAGACATGGTGGatctaaaacaaaatatggggaCCACCACCAGACAACTCCGGAATGCGGAGAAAGAGATAGCACATCTAAAACAAGACGTTATCTCACTAAAGACCGAGAACCAGAATCTGAAgggaaaagttttaaaatttcaacaagGATTGGAGGTCATTGACCGCAATTTCACCCAGGCCGCCAAAAGCCGTATTGAATATGAGAAGGAACTAGATACGAAAATGTTAGTATATGAGAAGAACACTTCCAAGATACTGGACGACATCAAAGTAGAAGTTCGGTATTTATCTTTAACGTTGTTAGACCTCAAGGAACACAATTCGGCTGTGGAAAAATCTATCCCGAAACTCGTAGAAAATAAGTTCACACTTTTGTCCGAAAGAATGAATGATTCGCTCGTGTGGATGAAGGGCAGTCTTCTCTCTTCCAACAAAAATCATAAACAATTGTCGAAAAACTTATCTGACGTGGAAAATTATCAGTCCAGTATAATGAATATATTGTCAGGTATGTGAGTAATTTTACCAGCCTATTTTaggtgaaaaatgaaaaaaaaacaaaacatatttaCGTCAgttttatgggttttttttttttgtttttttttacgtttttaaattatcaaatttcAGATGACATTAACAAAACCATGTATGGTATCAAAGCGGAAGTTGAACAATCCAAGAATGATCAGTTAAAACTGTCGTCTGCTGTGTCGTCATTGGAGGTTTTTAGACTGAATATGTCTTTAAATAGCTGTGGTAAGTTAATTAAatttaagattttcaaaaacGTTGAAGTTTAGTACAATCATGAAAATTCTTTGAACAGTATGAGAATAAACTCCGGACACGACAAAGTCCGACTTTTTGCTACCCCTTATgataaacatttgaaaaaaaaatcgttgAACATATGGTGGGATATTTAGAAGTATTACATAGTCCAAGACTGGGATCACACATTCTTGTAAAATAATCTATTCTGGCTTCCAAAGACAAAAATCCCATCAGATAATGgcatgattttaattttaactcTTACCACAATTCTATTAAAATCTTGTTGGATAGAAAATTCTTTAGGATGATTTATACTTTAAAATTCCTTTCATGAGAGAAATTACCCTCTGTGTTTTGTATAAAATGATAACTCCAACACGCTAGTCCCATGAAACATTACAAtgattgaaatgaaattatctCCGTTATTTGGTTACCTTTCGACTAAATATAGTAGTTGTTGATCGAGAGTTGAAACCCAATACATGGGAATAATATTTTATTACTAAGATGCGGCCTGTCGTTGA contains:
- the LOC125683783 gene encoding uncharacterized protein LOC125683783 codes for the protein MRISDVKIRTMLLWIVFTCLSFLCITESNILSPLTDGEIQNVTSLAGVDLDNRNIDVFRQLLNQETLIRIALVKNVHSLMKDMVDLKQNMGTTTRQLRNAEKEIAHLKQDVISLKTENQNLKGKVLKFQQGLEVIDRNFTQAAKSRIEYEKELDTKMLVYEKNTSKILDDIKVEVRYLSLTLLDLKEHNSAVEKSIPKLVENKFTLLSERMNDSLVWMKGSLLSSNKNHKQLSKNLSDVENYQSSIMNILSDDINKTMYGIKAEVEQSKNDQLKLSSAVSSLEVFRLNMSLNSCGGKAAPVGFTVGVTSSSSSWTGSTLVFPHVVYNGGNGYNPSTGIFTSPTDGTYVFFVKVNVYGSNYLYLDIVLNGNSKVRSMSHNSAQYMTGTNLAVLRLNKGDRVWVKRYSGTGYYSDSVPITTFSGFLLW